From Procambarus clarkii isolate CNS0578487 chromosome 49, FALCON_Pclarkii_2.0, whole genome shotgun sequence, a single genomic window includes:
- the LOC123763275 gene encoding transcription factor IIIB 90 kDa subunit, whose product MSSRCHYCGCGEIDIDPARGDAVCTSCGTVLSEHNIVSEVQFLDNSHGGSSAVGQFVASDAVSKRPMFRGFHGTFARESKEITLNNAKKKINALAQQLRLKQQSIETSFNFFKLGLSKGLTRGRKTNHVIGACVYITCRTEQTAHMLIDVSDALQIDVYELGRTYLRLSTALCINIPAMDPCLYIWRFAYKLSFGDKAHDVSETALRLVKRMKRDWMHTGRRPSGVCGAALVIAARLHNFNRTITDVIKVVKVHESTLRKRLTEFGETPSSALTLEEFMTVDLAEEQDPPAFRAARKRERERVQMLLDKQEDLDSELTELQQEIEKHLEERKRKLRGIWAKYDKEDVEEEFVEQENADTHKFITEATLETINKCLDDSCEDEVKKEIKPQGIGPSAASLGLKETIEECMEIRPADPEPEDNGVLDLAGIDDVEIDSYIMSHREIKLKTELWMKINKEYLEEMKIKEEREKKEAEEREKEGKPPKKKKNYTKKSKSNTPANTAGEAIEKMLLEKRLSNKINYDVLRSLNGDEEEGKVDIKEEKPNPKLIKAAPVETPKGISSVLHSLTGKRPRNPSKDDKDNVSKKPLHDTSCDSVKTKQDEEGDEEEENEEDDPEEEEEEEEDESSLSTLQLLQRRRGEYNGNDEYYEDDYYD is encoded by the coding sequence ATGTCGTCACGTTGTCATTACTGTGGCTGTGGGGAAATTGACATTGATCCTGCTCGTGGAGATGCTGTTTGCACCTCCTGTGGTACAGTTCTGTCAGAACACAACATTGTTAGTGAAGTTCAATTTCTTGACAATTCTCATGGAGGAAGTTCAGCTGTTGGGCAGTTTGTTGCCTCAGATGCTGTTAGTAAACGGCCTATGTTTAGAGGTTTTCATGGAACTTTTGCAAGAGAAAGCAAAGAAATCACACTTAATAATGCTAAAAAAAAGATAAATGCACTTGCACAGCAGCTGCGTCTCAAGCAACAAAGTATTGAGACTTCTTTTAACTTTTTTAAATTAGGGTTAAGTAAAGGACTTACACGTGGCAGAAAAACTAACCATGTAATTGGTGCTTGTGTATACATCACTTGCAGAACTGAACAAACAGCTCACATGCTCATTGATGTTAGTGATGCTCTCCAAATTGATGTTTATGAACTTGGTCGAACATATCTTCGGTTATCTACAGCGCTGTGTATAAATATCCCTGCTATGGACCCATGTTTATATATATGGAGATTTGCATATAAATTATCATTTGGTGATAAAGCACACGATGTATCCGAAACTGCATTAAGATTAGTTAAACGAATGAAACGTGACTGGATGCACACTGGTAGAAGACCATCTGGAGTATGTGGTGCTGCACTAGTTATAGCTGCTAGGCTCCACAACTTCAATCGTACCATTACAGATGTTATAAAAGTTGTGAAGGTTCATGAATCAACATTACGAAAACGTTTGACAGAATTTGGTGAGACCCCATCAAGTGCCCTGACATTAGAAGAATTCATGACAGTGGATTTAGCTGAGGAACAAGATCCACCAGCATTTAGGGCGGCAAGAAAACGGGAACGTGAAAGGGTTCAAATGCTCTTAGATAAGCAGGAAGACTTAGACAGTGAACTAACAGAGCTTCAGCAAGAGATAGAGAAGCATTTGGAGGAAAGAAAACGAAAACTGAGAGgtatttgggcaaagtatgataaAGAAGATGTGGAAGAAGAATTTGTTGAACAGGAAAATGCTGACACACACAAATTTATAACAGAAGCAACATTAGAAACAATAAATAAATGCCTTGATGATTCATGTGAAGATGAAGTAAAGAAAGAAATAAAACCTCAGGGAATTGGGCCTTCTGCTGCAAGTCTTGGCCTGAAAGAGACTATAGAAGAGTGCATGGAGATTCGTCCTGCTGATCCAGAACCAGAAGATAATGGAGTCTTAGACTTGGCTGGAATTGACGATGTTGAAATTGATTCATATATAATGTCTCATAGGGAGATAAAGTTAAAAACAGAATTATGGATGAAAATAAACAAAGAATACTTGGAGGAAATGAAAATTAAGGAAGAAAGGGAAAAGAAAGAGGCAGAAGAAAGGGAAAAGGAAGGAAAGCCACCAAAGAAGAAGAAAAACTATACTAAAAAGTCAAAGAGTAATACTCCTGCAAATACAGCTGGAGAAGCAATTGAGAAAATGCTTTTAGAGAAGAGACTgtcaaataaaataaattatgaTGTCCTTCGTAGCCTGAATGGTGATGAAGAAGAAGGAAAAGTAGATATTAAGGAAGAGAAGCCAAATCCTAAGCTTATAAAAGCTGCTCCAGTGGAAACTCCTAAAGGTATATCATCTGTACTCCATTCATTAACAGGAAAGCGACCTAGGAATCCCAGCAAAGATGATAAGGATAACGTGTCTAAAAAACCATTGCATGATACAAGCTGTGACTCTGTTAAAACTAAACAAGATGAAGAGGGAGATGAGGAGGAGGAAAATGAGGAAGATGAcccagaagaagaggaggaggaggaggaagatgagagtaGCTTGTCCACCTTACAACTTCTACAGAGAAGAAGAGGAGAATATAATGGGAATGATGAATACTATGAAGATGATTATTATGATTAA